One genomic segment of Theobroma cacao cultivar B97-61/B2 chromosome 6, Criollo_cocoa_genome_V2, whole genome shotgun sequence includes these proteins:
- the LOC18597296 gene encoding heterogeneous nuclear ribonucleoprotein 1: MEMELGKLFIGGISWDTNEDRLREYFQAFGDVVEAVIMRDRATGRARGFGFVVFADPAIAERVVMEKHMIDGRTVEAKKAVPRDDQNILNKSNVSIHGSPGPARTKKIFVGGLASTVTESDFKRYFDQFGTITDVVVMYDHNTQRPRGFGFITYDSEEAVDKVLQRTFHELNGKMVEVKRAVPKESSPGPSRNQLGGYNFGLSRVNSFLNGYMQGYNTSSVGGYGFRMEGRFSPVTAGRSGFPPLSPGYGMGLNFESNLSPSYGGSSNLGSNLSYGRGLYTSFNGNSNRFGSPFGYGGGSGGNSSILNSAGRNMWGNGSFNYATNSTTSSAIVGSGSGNSGVSSFGSIGALWDSSPSLGQGGGAASAYNGGNLRYGSGDFGVGSGGIGYGRNSNVAQLSTHGASNGGYDGAYANIYENGSFYGDSTWRSSPSDLERSSSFGFGLGDASSDVMTNNSADYIGGYSVTNRQANRGIAA; encoded by the exons ATGGAAATGGAGCTTGGGAAGCTATTCATTGGTGGGATTTCTTGGGACACAAATGAGGACCGTCTTCGAGAGTATTTTCAAGCTTTTGGGGATGTTGTGGAAGCTGTGATAATGAGGGATCGGGCTACTGGTCGTGCTCGCGGATTCGGGTTTGTTGTttttgctgacccggctattgCAGAAAGAGTTGTTATGGAAAAGCACATGATAGATGGTAGAACT GTTGAGGCAAAGAAGGCAGTTCCTAGGGATGACCAGAACATACTAAACAAGAGCAATGTTAGCATTCATGGATCACCTGGTCCTGCTCGCACAAAAAAGATATTTGTAGGAGGCTTAGCATCCACAGTCACTGAGAGTGACTTTAAGAGGTACTTTGATCAGTTTGGTACAATTACAGATGTTGTTGTGATGTATGATCACAACACTCAGAGGCCACGAGGTTTTGGATTCATTACTTATGATTCAGAGGAAGCTGTCGATAAAGTCTTGCAGAGAACATTTCATGAACTCAATGGAAAAATGGTTGAGGTCAAGCGGGCTGTCCCCAAAGAATCATCTCCGGGGCCAAGTCGGAACCAGTTAGGTGGGTATAACTTTGGTCTGAGTAGAGTCAATAGCTTCCTTAATGGCTACATGCAGGGTTATAATACTAGTTCAGTTGGAGGTTATGGTTTTAGAATGGAAGGTAGATTTAGTCCAGTTACTGCTGGTCGGAGTGGATTTCCTCCATTGAGTCCTGGTTATGGGATGGGACTGAATTTTGAGTCAAATTTGAGTCCAAGCTACGGAGGAAGCTCAAACCTTGGTTCTAACCTCAGCTATGGACGGGGATTGTACACTTCATTTAATGGAAATTCAAACAGGTTTGGTAGCCCCTTTGGATATGGTGGGGGCAGTGGAGGAAATAGTTCTATCTTAAACTCAGCAGGTCGAAATATGTGGGGAAATGGAAGTTTTAACTATGCTACTAACTCCACAACCTCTAGTGCCATTGTGGGCTCTGGAAGTGGGAATTCAGGAGTGAGTTCTTTTGGCAGCATAGGTGCACTTTGGGATTCCTCTCCTAGTTTAGGTCAAGGTGGAGGTGCTGCTTCTGCTTATAATGGTGGCAATCTTAGATATGGAAGTGGAGATTTTGGTGTTGGATCAGGAGGGATAGGCTATGGAAGAAACAGCAATGTTGCTCAGTTATCAACCCATGGTGCTTCAAATGGTGGTTATGACGGGGCTTATGccaatatttatgaaaatggTTCATTTTATGGGGATTCCACTTGGCGATCTTCACCCTCAGACCTAGAGCGGTCTAGTTCTTTTGGTTTTGGGCTGGGAGATGCAAGTTCAGATGTTATGACTAATAACTCTGCTGATTACATTGGTGGTTATAGTGTTACCAATAGGCAGGCAAATAGAG GGATTGCTGCATAG